A region of Dermabacter vaginalis DNA encodes the following proteins:
- a CDS encoding ECF transporter S component, with amino-acid sequence MMTTAAPDTHSTLRYRTIDLLVVVSMGLIAGVAFFAYAAGLGALKPVFSLFPPSEGIAAGPWALPAALSMLIVRKPGSALGTMWIGAIIEALLGSHFGWTVLISGAIVAIGFEVMGAATKYAKPSFKWILAGAWISMVAQWIWEQFVFFPSWAVPFRLAHLVLFLISGVILLALPAPAIVRALAKAGALGNFAPGREEAAQR; translated from the coding sequence ATGATGACCACAGCTGCTCCTGATACCCATTCCACTCTTCGCTACCGCACAATCGACTTGCTCGTTGTTGTATCGATGGGCCTGATCGCGGGCGTCGCATTCTTCGCCTACGCCGCCGGTCTCGGTGCACTCAAACCCGTGTTCTCGCTTTTCCCCCCGAGCGAAGGCATCGCGGCTGGCCCGTGGGCTCTGCCGGCGGCGCTTTCAATGCTCATCGTTCGCAAGCCGGGCTCGGCTCTTGGCACGATGTGGATCGGCGCGATCATCGAGGCGCTTCTCGGCTCGCACTTCGGGTGGACAGTGCTCATTTCGGGGGCGATCGTCGCGATCGGCTTCGAGGTCATGGGTGCCGCCACCAAGTACGCAAAGCCGTCGTTCAAGTGGATTCTCGCGGGAGCGTGGATCTCGATGGTCGCGCAGTGGATCTGGGAGCAGTTCGTGTTCTTCCCGAGCTGGGCCGTGCCATTCCGCCTCGCACACCTCGTACTCTTCCTCATTTCGGGTGTCATCCTCCTCGCTCTGCCCGCACCGGCGATCGTACGTGCACTCGCGAAAGCGGGGGCACTCGGGAACTTCGCGCCCGGGCGTGAGGAGGCCGCACAGCGGTGA
- a CDS encoding ECF transporter S component, with product MTDQRTARVAFSERLKYRTIDLVVIVMVGVAFGVAFAGYAQLYNLTAPLTAVFPPLEGLLTGFWCLPALVAMLIVRRPGAAFGAEIIAACLEALLGSHFGVGAVISGLLQGAGFEIAFALSGWASTSAAVVIGGSLLSTFFEWLYEIVAYFPSWSATYKAMLLVFFWISALTLLAALGRAIVAALAKAGALNQFPAGRDHVAPAGSRVSSRIDA from the coding sequence ATGACTGATCAACGCACAGCCCGCGTGGCTTTTTCCGAGCGCCTCAAGTACCGCACGATTGACCTCGTGGTGATCGTCATGGTCGGCGTGGCCTTCGGCGTGGCGTTCGCCGGGTACGCACAGCTCTACAACCTCACCGCGCCTCTCACCGCAGTGTTCCCCCCGCTCGAGGGTCTCCTCACGGGTTTCTGGTGCCTTCCGGCTCTCGTCGCGATGTTGATCGTCCGCCGCCCGGGCGCGGCCTTCGGCGCGGAGATTATCGCGGCGTGCCTCGAGGCGCTGCTCGGGAGCCACTTCGGCGTGGGCGCCGTCATCTCGGGTCTTCTTCAAGGAGCGGGCTTCGAGATTGCGTTCGCACTCTCGGGGTGGGCGAGCACGAGCGCGGCGGTCGTGATCGGCGGCTCGCTTCTCTCCACCTTCTTCGAGTGGCTTTACGAGATCGTCGCGTATTTCCCCTCGTGGTCGGCGACCTACAAAGCTATGCTTCTCGTTTTCTTCTGGATCAGCGCCCTGACGCTTCTCGCGGCCCTTGGGCGCGCGATTGTCGCGGCACTCGCGAAGGCCGGCGCCCTCAATCAGTTCCCCGCAGGCAGGGACCATGTTGCGCCTGCAGGGTCCCGTGTGAGTTCTAGAATCGATGCATGA